The DNA window GAGGTCGCGACCGAGCGGCTGCCGTGCCGCATCCATCTGCAGCCGCTGTTCGATCCGGGCAATGCGCGCGTGCGGGGCTGACCCGCCGATGACGCCGCCCGCGGCTGGCCCATGTCGCCATCACGCGGCCACAATCCGCTGGCACCAGGGGGCATGGCCCGTTTTGGCATGCTAGCACCGGTGGCACTGCTTGCCGCGCAGCGGACACGCGCGCTCGCGGTCGGCCTGGGCCTGACCGCCTTCGCGACGGCCGACGCCATCGGCCAGGACCGCTCGCTGACCGGCGAGGGACCGGTGCTGGCGCAGCAATGCGTGTCGTGTCACGCCGACGCCGCCGTCGGCCGCCGCATCCCGCCGCTGTGGGGCCTGGACCAGAGCCGCATCCTGTCGGCGCTGGAGGCGTTCCGCGACGGCAACCGCGACAACCCGGCGATGATGAGCGTGGCGCGGACGCTGACCACCCAGCAGATGCTGGACATCGCCCGCTATTTCGCCGGCCAGCCGGTCGGCGGGAACTAGCCGCCGCGATCCCCTAGACGGTCAGGTGCCGCCTGACCGCCTCCTCGTTCGCCGCCAGCGCGGCGCGGTCGCCGGACAGCACCACCTCGCCGCGGTCGAGCACGACGAAGTCGTCGGCCAGGTCGCGCGCGAACTCGAAATACTGCTCGACCAGCAGCATGGCGATGTCGCCGCGCGCGGCCAGCATGCGGATGATCTCCTCGATCTGCTTGATGATCGACGGCTGGATGCCCTCGGTCGGTTCGTCGAGGATCAGCAGGCTGGGGCGCGTGACCAGGGCGCGGCCGATGGCGAGCTGCTGCTGCTGGCCGCCGCTGAGGTCGCCGCCGCGCCGGCGCAGCATGTCCTTCAGCACCGGGAACAGCGCGAACACGTCGTCGGGTATGCTGCGCTGCGACCGCGGCAGCGCGGCGAACCCGCTGCGCAGGTTCTCCTCGACCGTCAGCAGCGGGAAGATCTCGCGCCCCTGCGGCACGTAGCCGATGCCCCTGGCGGCGCGGCGATGCGCCGGCAGGCGGGTGATGTCCTCGCCGTCCCAGGTCACGCTGCCGCGCGACGGCGTCTCCAGCCCCATGATCGCCTTCAGCAGGCTGGACTTGCCGACGCCGTTGCGGCCGAGCACGCAGGTGACGCGACCCTTCGCCCCGCTGAGGTCGACCCCGCGCAGCGCATGGCTGGCGCCGTAATGGAGATGCAGGCCGGAGACGGTCAACATGGCCGGGAAGCCCTCGTCCCGGCCCGCCCCCATCCGCGGGGCAGCAGGTGCAGCCGAACGGTGTGCGGAACGGCGCTCATCGCCCGAGATAGACCTCGATCACCCGCGGGTCGCTCTGCACGCGGTCGAGCGGGCCCTCGGCCAGCACCGAGCCCTCGTGCAGCACGGTGACCCGCACGTCGAGCGCACGGACGAACTCCATGTCGTGCTCGACCACCACAACCGAATGCTTGCCGGCGATGCGGCGCAGCAGTGCGGCGGTCTGCTCGGTTTCCGCATCGGTCATGCCGGCCACCGGCTCGTCGAGGAACAGCAGCTCAGGGTCCTGGATCAGCAGCATGCCGATCTCCAGCCACTGCTTCTGGCCATGCGAGAGCGTGCCGGCCGGCCGGTCGCGGCGGTCGGTCAGCCCGACGATCTCCATCACCTCTTCGATCCGCGCCCGCCGGCTGCCGTCGAGCACGGCGAACAGCGTCGCCCGCACGCTGCGCTTGCCGGCCAGGGCCAGCTCCAGGTTCGCGAACACGCTGTGCTGCGGAAAGACGGTCGGCTTCTGGAACTTGCGGCCGATGCCGGCCCGCGCGATCGACGCCTCGTCCAGCCGGGTCAGGTCGAGCCGCCCCTTGAACAGCACCCGGCCGGTGTCGGGCCGGGTCTTGCCGGTGACCACGTCCATCATCGTGGTCTTGCCGGCGCCGTTCGGGCCGATGATCGCGCGCATCTCGCCGGTGTTCATCACGAAGCTGAGCCCGTTCAGCGCGCGGAAGCCGTCGAAGGCGACGGTGACGTTGTCGAGATAGAGCAGGCCGGCGGGCTCGGCCTCGGCGTCGGCAGCCGTGGTGGCATAGCTGCTCATTCGGCCGGCTCCGCGGCGACGTGGCGCGCCGCGGCGGACCCGCCGCGCCGGTCGCGCCAGGCGCGCCACCAGCCGGTCGCCGAGCCGAGGATGCCGTTCGGGAAGAACAGGGTGACGGCGATGAACAGGCCGCCGAGGATGAACAGCCACGCGTCCGGCGCCGCCCCGGTGAAATAAGTCTTGCCGTAGTTGATCAGCACGGCGCCGAGCGCGGCGCCGACCAGGGTGGCGCGCCCGCCGACCGCGACCCAGACGATGATCTCGATCGAGTTGGCCGGCGAGAACTCGCCCGGATTGATGATGCCGACCTGCGGCACGTAGAGGGCGCCGGCGATGCCGGCCAGCACCGCCGACAGCACGAAGGCGAACAGCTTGTAGTGTTCGACCCGGTAGCCGAGGAAGCGGACGCGGCTTTCCGCGTCGCGCACCGCCATGATCACGCGCCCGTATTTCGACGTCACCACCAGCCGGCAGGCGAGGAAGCCCAGCGCCAGCGCCACCGCGCTGGCGACGAACAGCCAAGCGCGGGTGCTGTCGGCCTGGATGTCGTAGCCGAGCAGGTCCTTGAAGTCGGTCAGCCCGTTGTTGCCGCCGAAGCCGGTGTCGTTGCGGAAGAACAGCAGCAGCAGGGCATAGGTCATCGCCTGGGTGATGATCGACAGGTAGACGCCGGTCACCCGGCTGCGGAAGGCGAACCAGCCGAACACCAGCGCCAGCAGGCCGGGCACCAGCACCACCATGACCATGGCGAAGCCGAAGCTGTCGAAGCCGTGCCAGTACCAGGGCAGCTCCTTCCAGTCGAGGAACACCATGAAGTCGGGCAGGTCCGGGTTGCCGTAGACGCCGCGGTCGCCGATCTGGCGCATCAGGTACATGCCCATGGCATAGCCGCCGAGGGCGAAGAACGCGCCGTGGCCGAGGCTGAGGATGCCGCAGAAGCCCCAGATCAGGTCCACCGCCACCGCCAGCAGCGCATAGCACAGGTACTTGCCGAACAGCGGCACCAGCCAGGACGGCAGGTGGAACGGCGACGAGGCCGGCAGCGCCAGGTTCAGCACCGGCACCAGCACCGCGGCCAGGGCCAGGATGGCGAGGAACACGCGCCCCGGCGCGTCGATCCGGGCCAGCAGCGGCACGTGCCCGGACGGATGGGTCGCCGACGCCATCATGCCTCCACCGCCCGGCCCTTCAACGCGAACAGGCCGCGCGGACGCTTCTGGATGAACAGGATCACCGCGACCAGGATGATGATCTTGCCGAGCACGGCGCCGGAGTAGGGCTCCAGCAGCTTGTTGGCGACGCCCAGGCTCATGCCGCCGGCGAATGTGCCCCACAGGTTGCCGACGCCGCCGAACACCACCACCAGGAAGGAATCGATGATGTAGGACTGGCCCAGGTTCGGGCTGACGTTGTCGACCTGGCTGAGCGCGACGCCGGCCAGCCCGGCGATGCCGGAGCCGAGCCCGAAGGTCAGCGCGTCGATGCGGCCGGTGCGGATGCCCATCGCCTGGGCCATCGGCCGGTTGGCGGTGACCGCGCGCATCTGCAGCCCGAAGCTGGTGCGCTTCATCATCACGATCAGGCCGACGAAGACGATAAGGCAGAAGGCGAGGATGTACATGCGGCTGTAGGTCAGGGTCAGGCCCGACGCCGTCTCCACCGCGCCCTGCATGAAGCCGGGGTTGCCGACCTCGCGGTTGGTCGGCCCGAAGATCGTGCGCACCGCCTGCTGCAGGATCAGGCTCAGCCCCCAGGTCGCCAGCAGGGTCTCCAGCGGCCGGCCGTAGAGCCAGCGGATCACGCTGCGCTCGATGGCGATGCCGAAGGCGCCGGCGACCAGGAAGGCGGCCGGGATCGCCACCGCGATCGACCAGTCGAACAGGCCGGGGAACGAGGTGCGGAAGACCTCCTGCACCATGTAGGTGGTGTAGGCGCCGATCATCATCATCTCGCCATGGGCCATGTTGATGACGCCCATCACGCCGAAGGTGATGGCCAGCCCGATCGCCGCCAGCAGCAGGATCGAACCCAGCGACAGGCCCTCGAACAGGCTGCCGGCGAAGCGCCACAGCTCGAGCCGGGATTCGATGGATTCCACCGCATCCGCCGCCGCCGCCCGCACTGTCTCGTCGGGCTCCTTGAAGCCGTCGCCGTCGGGCAGCAGCAGGGCGGTCAGCAGCGAGCGCACGGCCGGGTCGCCGAAGCCTTGCAGCGTGGTCACCGCCTCCAGCCGCACCGCGGGATCGTCGGCGGTGAGCAGCACCGCGGCGCGGGCGCGGACCATGGCGTCGCGCACGGCGTCGTCGGTCTCGGCGGCAAGCGCGGTCTCCAGCGCTTCCAGCGCACTTGGGTCCTGCGCGCCGAACACGGTGTTCGCCGCCGCCAGCCGGGCGGCCGGGTCGGGCCCCATCAGCGTCATGCCGCCCAGCGCCTCGCGGATCGCCTTGCGCAGGCCGTTGTTGGTCTTGACCTGCTCGATCGCATCCTCGTCGACCACCGCAAGCTCTTGGAGGGTCAGCGGATCGAGCAGCCGATAGCCGTCGGCGACCTCCTCGGCGATGACGACAGTGCCGTCGTCGACGCGGGTATAGAGCCGGCGGTCGCCCATCGCCTCCAGCACCGGAATGGCACGCGGGTCGCCGGTCGCCGCCAGCGCGGCCACCGCCGCGCCCTTGTCGCCGTAGCCGCCCGCGGCCAGGGCCGGCAGCAGGGCGCGCAGGGCCGCATCGTCGAGCTGGGCACGGGCCGGGCTGGTCAGGGCGAGCAGCACCGCTGCGACGGCGACGGCGAGCCGGACCAGGCCGACGCGGCGCCGACGTCCGGCCTGCCGGTTACGGGCGGGGATCATGGGACCTGTCTTTCGTCGGAGACGGCGGGGCGCGGCTTGGGCGCACCCCGCCGTCCGCTCCTGTGGCGGCCTTACTTCTCGACGAAGTTCGGCTCCTCGCAGCCGCCGCAGACCCACGGGAAGGTCCAGTCCGCGACCAGCTTGGCGCTCTCCGGGATGTAGTCCGACCAGGCGTCGCCGACCACGACGTCGTCGGTCTCCCAGACCACGTCGAACTGGCCGTCCTCCAGGATCTCGCCGATCAGCACCGGCTTCGACAGGTGGTGGTTGGTGTTCATTACCGCGACGCCGCCGGTCAGGTTGGCGACGGTCTGGCCGTACATGGCCTGGCGCACCGCGTCGACGTCGGTGGTGCCGGCCTGCTCGACCGCCTGCACCCACATGTTGAAGCCGATGTAGTGGGCCTCCATCGGGTCGTTGGTCACCCGGGCGTCGTCGGCGATATAGGCGTGCCAGGTGTCGATGAACGCGGCGTTCTCGTCCGTTTCCACCGACATGAAGTAGTTCCACGCGGCCAGGTGGCCGACCAGTGGCGCGGTGTCGAGGCCGGCCAGCTCTTCCTCGCCGACCGAGAAGGCGACCACCGGGATGTCCTCGGCGGAGATGCCCTGGTTGGCCAGCTCCTTGTAGAACGGCACGTTGGCGTCGCCGTTGATGGTGGAGACCACGGCGGTCGGCTTGCCCTGGCTGGCGAATTCCTGCACCTGCGAGACGATGGTCTGCCAGTCGCTGTGCCCGAACGGGGTGTACTCCTCCATGATGTCCTCGTCGGCGACGCCATGGGCGTTGAGGAAGGCGCGCAGGATCTTGTTGGTCGTGCGCGGATAGACGTAGTCGGTACCCAGCAGCACCCAGCGCTCGGCGCCGCCGCCCTCCTCGCTCATCAGATACTCGACCGCGGGGATCGCCTGCTGGTTCGGCGCGGCGCCGGTGTAGAACACGTTGCGCGAGGATTCCTCGCCCTCGTACTGCACCGGATAGAACAGCAGGCCGTTGAGCTCCTCGAACACCGGCAGCACCGACTTGCGCGACACCGAGGTCCAGCAGCCGAAGACGACGTCGACCTGGTCCTGCTCGATCAGCTCGCGCGCCTTCTCGGCGAACAGCGGCCAGTCCGACGCCGGGTCGACCACCACCGCCTCGAGCGGCCGGCCGAGCAGGCCGCCGGCCGCGTTCTGCTGCTCGATCAGCATCAGCATGACGTCCTTCAGCGTGGTCTCGCTGATCGCCATCGTTCCGGACAGCGAGTGCAGGATGCCGACCTTGATCGGCTCGCCTTCCTGGGCGAGCGCGCTGCCGGCGAACGGCACCAGTGCCGTCCCCGCAAGCAGCAGCGCCGCGACCTGCCCCCGAAATGCCTTCCTCATTGTTGCCTCCGCTTCATGTTTGTTGCACTGCAACAGCGGAGAGCAAGGCGCGTGCCAGCCCGCAGGCGCCGGCGCCGGCAGCGATCCCCCGGGCGCACGGCGTCGCGGCGGCCGCCCGCGACGTCCCCCGTCGACCGTCTCGCACGAGCGCCAGGAGACCGGCGAATGCGTCAGCAATGCTGCCAATAATTTGACCGGAGACGGCGAGGCAGGCTGCCTGTTTTCTGCTCAACCGGCGCGCGAATCCGCCGGCCGCCGCCACGGGAATGCCCAGATTGGCTGGGCCCGCATCCATTGACAGGTCTGCGCCGCCTGCCTATGTGTCCAGGCGCTTGATCGCCGCATCCACGCTGCCGCCGACGGCGGCGGGCGGGATATTGCATCTCGCGGCCGGATGACATCCCATTCCGGACAACCAGCAAGGCGGACCATGCCCATGTTCGGCGCCGTTGCCCGAAAGCTGTTCGGCACAGCCAACGACCGTTACGTCAAGTCGCTCGGCCCGATCGTCCATGCGATCAATGCGCGCGAGAGCGAGATGGCGGCGCTGTCCGACGAGGCGCTGCGCGGCCAGACCGACAAGCTGAAGGCGCAGCTGGCCGCCGGCAAGACGCTGGACGACGTGCTGGTCGAGGCCTTCGCCACCGTGCGCGAGGCGGCCAAGCGCACGCTGGGGCAACGCCACTTCGACGTGCAGATGATGGGCGGCATCGTGCTGCACCGGGGCATGATCGCCGAGATGAAGACCGGCGAAGGCAAGACGCTGGTCTCCACCCTCGCCGCCTATCTCAACGCGCTCAGCGGCAAGGGCGTGCACATCGTCACGGTCAACGACTACCTCGCCCGGCGCGACGCCGACTGGATGGGCCAGATCCATCGCTTCCTCGGGCTTTCGGTCGGCGTGATCGTGCCCGGGCTGATGGACGAGGAGCGGCGCCAGGCCTACGCCGCCGACATCACCTATTCGACCAACAACGAGCTCGGCTTCGACTATCTGCGCGACAACATGAAGCTCAGGCTGGAGATGATGGTCCAGCGCGAGCCGAACTTCGCCATCGTCGACGAGGTCGATTCCATCCTGATCGACGAGGCGCGCACGCCGCTGATCATCTCGGGCCCGGCCGAGGACTCCTCCGCGCTGTACCGCGCGATCGACAAGGAGATCCCGCACCTGGAGCCGAGCGCCTACGAGATCGACGAGAAGACCCGCTCGGTCACCCTGACCGACGACGGCATGGAGGCGATCGAGGAGCGGCTGCGCCAGGCCGAACTGATGGAAGGCGGGCTGTACGACAGCCAGAATGTCACCCAGCTGCACCACGTGATGCAGGCGCTGCGCGCGCACAAGCTGTTCCGCCGCGACACCGAATATGTGGTCAAGGACGGCAAGGTCGTCATCATCGACGAGTTCACCGGCCGCATGATGGAGGGCCGGCGCTATTCGGAAGGCCTGCACCAGGCGATCGAAGCCAAGGAAGGGGTCGAGATCCAGGGCGAGACCCAGACGATGGCCTCGATCACCTTCCAGAACTACTTCCGGCTCTATCCCAAGCTGGCCGGCATGACCGGCACCGCGATGACCGAGGCCTCCGAATTCGGCGAGATCTATGGCCTGGACGTCATCGAGATCCCGACCAACGTGGCGGTGGCGCGGTCCGACGCCGACGACGCGGTCTATCGCACCCGCGCGGAGAAGGAAAAGGCGATCGTCGAGTCCATCGTCGACTGCCAGCAGCGCGGCCAGCCGGTGCTGGTCGGCACCACCTCGATCGAGAAGTCCGAGGAGCTGTCGGCCCTGCTGAACCGGAAGGGCATCAAGCACAACGTGCTGAACGCCCGCTATCACGAGGCCGAGGCCTATATCATCGCCGACGCCGGCATTCCGGGCGCGGTGACGCTGGCGACCAACATGGCCGGCCGCGGCACCGACATCCAGCTTGGCGGCAACCTGGAGATGCGCATCCGGCGCGAGCTGGGCGAGGTCGAGGACGAGGCGGAGCGCGGACAGCGGATCGAGACGATCAAGGGCGAGATCGCCGACAAGCGCAAGCAGGCGCTTGACGCCGGCGGGCTCTACGTCATCGGCACCGAGCGCCACGAGAGCCGGCGCATCGACAACCAGCTGCGCGGCCGCTCGGGCCGGCAGGGCGATCCCGGCCGCTCGGCCTTCTTCCTGTCGCTGGAAGACGACCTGATGCGCATCTTCGCGGCCGACAAGATCGACGCGATGCTGAAGCGGCTGGGCGTGAAGGAAGACGAGGCGATCTCGCACCCGTGGGTCAACAAGGCGCTGGAGAAGGCGCAGGCCCGGGTGGAACAGCGCAACTTCGAGATCCGCAAGCACCTGCTGCGCTTCGACGACGTGATGAACGACCAGCGCAAGGTGATCTACGAGCAGCGCAAGGAGCTGATGCGCGCCCAGGAGGTGCACGACACGGTCGTCGACATGCGCGAGGAGACGCTGGACGCGCTGATGAGCGGCTATGTGCCGGAGAAGGCCTATGCCGAGCAGTGGGACATCGAAGGGCTGTCGCGCGAGGTGAAGCGCATCTTCAACCTGGAGCCGCCGATCAAGGACTGGGCGGCGGAGGAAGGCGTCGCCGACACCGAGATCCGCAAGCGGCTGGCCGACCTGGTCGACGCCAAGATGGCGGAGAAGACCGCCAATGTCGGCCTCGACGCCATGCGCATGATCGAGAAGAACCTGCTGCTGCAGCTGCTGGACTTCCACTGGAAGGAGCACCTGCTGCACCTGGACCAGCTGCGCCAGGGCATCAACCTGCGCGCCCACGCCAACCGCAATCCGCTGGACGAGTACAAGCGGGAGGCGTTCGACATGTTCGAGACCATGCTGGCCCGGCTGCGCGAATCGGTCACGCGCGTGATGGCGAATGTGGAGATCCGCGCCGCCGATCCGCAGGCCCAGGCCCGCGCCGCCGGCCTGGTGCCGGCCGCGGCGCCGGCCGCGCAGATGGTCGAGAGCCGTGTCGACCCGGCCGGCGCCCCGCCGGTGGCCGACGACGAGGACCTGCCCGGCCCCGACGGCGGCGATGCCGCCGTGGCGACGCGGCCGCGGCCGGTGGCGGCCGTCCCGGCCGCCAGCGCCAAGGTGCCGCGCAATGCGCCCTGCCCCTGCGGGTCTGGCAAGAAATACAAGCACTGCCACGGCAAGACGGCCTGATCCGACCGATCTGACCTGATGCCGCGTCGCCTGAGCCGCGGATCGCGACGGATTCCGCGGTGCGCGCCGCCGAGTCCGATCGGCCGGCGGGTCCGTGCTACGACCGCCAGGGCGGCGTAGCGGCCTGGTGCCCCGCCCGACCGGGCGCCCGCGGCATAACCAACAATTAGCGAATATTTAGCCGTTGCCGGCCATTCTGCGTGCTGGCCCCGCGCGGGCCGTCCAGCCGGTCTCAGGAATCATTTTCGGGTCAGATCATGCTCAAGACGTTCTCCGGTTCCGCAGCGGGCGGCAAGTTGTCGATCGCAGCCAAGATCCCGCTCGCTATCGTCGCCAGCGGCCTCGCCGTCATGCTGGCCGTCGCCGGCGTGTCCTACTGGCAGGCGCGCGGCAGCCTCGTCGAGGATGCCACACAGAAGCTGGACGCGGTGGTGGTCAACCGCGCCTCCGCCCTGCACATGTACCTGGATTCGATCGTCGACGACCTGCTGGTGCAGGCCGACAACCGCACGGTGCGCGAGGCCCTGCGCGCGTTCGACAGCGCCTGGGACGAGCTGGGCGGCGAGCAGACCGAGACCCTGCATCGACTCTACATCGAGGACAACCCGAACCCGCTAGGCGAGAAGCACCGTCTGGATTTCGCGCCGGACGGCTCGCAGTACAGCCGTGTGCACGCCCAGTATCATCCGTGGATGCGCCAGCTGCTCGAGGCGCACGAGTATTACGACATCTTCCTGTTCGATATGGACGGCAACCTCGTCTACACCGTGTTCAAGGAGTTGGATTTCGCCACCAACCTGAACAGCGGCGAGTGGAAGGATACCGACCTCGGCAATGCCTTCCGCGCGGCCCGTGACGGGGCGGCCGACGGCGGCGCCTATTTCTTCGACTTCGAGCCCTATGCGCCGAGCCACGACGTACCGGCGGCCTTCTTCTCCGCCCCGATCCACGACGAGGAGGGCCGCACCATCGGCGTGCTGGCCTACCAGATGCCGATCGCCCGCTTCACCCAGGTGATGGGCAGCACCGACGGACTGGGCGAGACCGGCGAGACCTATATCGTCGGCGAGGACTTGCTGATGCGCAGCGACGCCCGCGCTGCCGCCGAATCGACCATCCTGGCCGTGACGGTGGACAACGAGGCCGTCCGCAACGCTCTGGCCGGCCAGAGCGGCGACACGATGGGCGAGACGCCCACCGGCGAGTCTGCTGCCTTCGCCTTCGTGCCCTTCGACTTCCTCGGCACCCACTGGGCCTTCATCGGCAGCCAGAACCTGTCGGAGATCACGGCCGCCGCCGACAATCTGGCCCTGGTCGTGGCCGCGATATGCGTCGGCGCCGCGCTGCTGCTGGCCGCCGTCGGCCTGTTCATCGGCCGCGGAATCAGCCGTCCGATCACCGTGCTGTCCGGCCGGATGGGCGATCTTGCCGGCGGCAACAGCGCGATCGACGTGCCCTATGAGGGCCGCGGCGACGAGGTCGGCCTGATGGCGCGCGCGCTCGGTGTGCTGAAGAAGAACACCCAGGAGGCCGAGCGGCTGCGCGCCGAACAGCGGGTCCGCGACGAGGACGCCCGCAAGGCCCAGCGCGCGGCCCTGGAGCAGATGGCCCGGACGATCGAGGCCGAAGCCGACCAGGCGGTCAGCGGGGTATCCGCCGGCAGCGACGAGATGACGGGCACGGCCACGCACCTGTCGGAACTGTCCCGCGAGATGCAGGGCAATGCCCAGGCGGTGGCCGCCGCCAGCGAGGAGTCGCTGGCCAGCGCGGAGACCGTCGCCGCGGCGATCGAGGAATTGAGCGCTTCGATCGATCAGATCCGCCAGCGCGCCGCCCATTCGTCGACGGTTGCCGGCAATGCCAAGCAGATTTCCGACGAGACGTCCGGCATCGTCGCCAGCCTGGGCGAGGCGGCCAGCCAGATCGGCGAGGTCGTCGCCCTGATCTCGCAGATCGCCGAGCAGACCAACCTGCTGGCGCTGAACGCCACGATCGAGGCGGCACGGGCCGGCGAGGCCGGCAAGGGTTTCGCGGTGGTCGCGGCGGAGGTGAAGAACCTGGCCACCCAGACCCAGCGGTCGACCGGCGACATCTCCGCCCATGTCGCCACCGTTCAGGCCGTCGCCGACAAGGCGGTCGACGCCATCGCCCGCATCCAGAAGACGGTGGACGAGATGAGCGTCGCGTCCGGCGACATCAGCGACAGCGTCAACCAGCAGAGCGAAGCGGTCGGCGCGATCGGCGAGAGCGTGCGTCAGGCCGCCGCCGGCGCCCGCGAGGTCGCCGCGCAGATCGGCCAGGTCACCCGGCAGATCGGGGATGCCGACCACATGGCCGAAGCGGTCGCGAAGACCGCGGCCGAGCTGCGCCAATCGGTCGACGCGCTGAGCGGCTCGCTGAAGCAGTCGGTGCGCGCCGCGGTCGGCTGATCGCCGACCGCCACGGGCGGCAAGAATCTGAACGGAAAGCGCGCCGCGCTAAGGCTTCGTTAACCCTGTCGGCGCATTCTCGGCTTGCGGGCGGCGGTGGTTCCTCATGCATCGCCGCCCTCCGGCTTCCGCCGTCGATCGGGACCTGTCCTCCCGCCCGATCCGGCGACCGGACCCTCTCTCACATGTCGCCTTGTCCGGCCCGGGTGTTACCCGGGCCGATTTTTTTTGCCCTGCGCCTATTCGGTCGCCACGCAGGGCGCCAGGCTCGCCGCCATGCCGTCGAACAGCGGCATCAGGCGGTCTTCGGGCAAGGCGGCGCCGACCGCCAGCCGGCCGACGGTGAAGGCGGTATCGCCGAAATGCAGGGTCAGCAGGGCCGCCGCCGGTTCCCCGTCCACGTCGATCGGCGCACGCGCCAGGGCGATGCCGAACGTCGCTTCCGCGCCGCGACAAGCCACCACCATGCGCTCGGTCGCGACCGGCGCGTCGGCGACCGGCTGCGGGCCGGTGACCGCAATCGCGGCGGGCTCGGCGCAGTCCATGGCCGCCTGGATCTGGGTCGCCAGCTCCGCAAGCGACGGCACGCCGCGCAGCGTCGGCGCAAGCAGCTCGCCAAGGTCGACGCCGTCGACCGTCCGCGGCTCGACGCCGGCGCCAAACGAGATGATCTCGACGCCGTCCGGTACGACCAGCGCCACGCCGCGGACGCAATAGGTGCCCGGCCCCGCCCATTCGCCGAGCGGCGGCTCCTGCTGTGCGTAGGCCGCCGGTCCGGCGGTCAGGCCGGCGACCAGGGCCGCCGTCGACCTTCGGAGCGGGCGGTGCCGACCGCTCAGGGCGCGCCCGGTTTCGCGCGGTGGACCTGCCATCGCCGCAGCCGCCCGAGTGGGCGCTCAGGCGGCGCTGGCGCGCACCGATGCCGCGTTGGCATCCTTGCGCTGGACCAGCGCGTCGAAATCGGCCACCAGCGCGCGGCAGACCTCGCCGACCTCGAAGCTGTAGTCGCCGATCTCGCGCACCGGGGTCACCTCGACCGCCGTGCCGGTCAGGAACACCTCCTGGGTGTTGGCGAACTCCTCCGGCATGATCGCGCGCTCGACCACCTCGTAGCCGCGGGCACGGGCCAGGTCGATGGCGGTGCGCCGGGTAATGCCGTCCAGGAAGCAATCGGGCTTCGGGGTGTGGATGGTGCCGTTCTGGACCAGGAAGATGTTGGCGCCGGTCGCCTCGGCAACCTGGCCGCGCCAGTCCAGCATCAGCGCGTCGTTGTAGCCCGCCCGTTCCGCGGCGTGCTTCGACAGCGTGCAGATCATGTAGAGGCCGGCCGCCTTGGCGTGCACCGGCGCGGTTTCCGGCGCCGGCCGCCGCCACTTCGCGAACTGCATGCGGATGCCCTGCAGCCGCGCCTCCGGCGTGAAATAGGCCGGCCAGTCCCAGGCGGCGATC is part of the Alphaproteobacteria bacterium genome and encodes:
- a CDS encoding methyl-accepting chemotaxis protein; the encoded protein is MLKTFSGSAAGGKLSIAAKIPLAIVASGLAVMLAVAGVSYWQARGSLVEDATQKLDAVVVNRASALHMYLDSIVDDLLVQADNRTVREALRAFDSAWDELGGEQTETLHRLYIEDNPNPLGEKHRLDFAPDGSQYSRVHAQYHPWMRQLLEAHEYYDIFLFDMDGNLVYTVFKELDFATNLNSGEWKDTDLGNAFRAARDGAADGGAYFFDFEPYAPSHDVPAAFFSAPIHDEEGRTIGVLAYQMPIARFTQVMGSTDGLGETGETYIVGEDLLMRSDARAAAESTILAVTVDNEAVRNALAGQSGDTMGETPTGESAAFAFVPFDFLGTHWAFIGSQNLSEITAAADNLALVVAAICVGAALLLAAVGLFIGRGISRPITVLSGRMGDLAGGNSAIDVPYEGRGDEVGLMARALGVLKKNTQEAERLRAEQRVRDEDARKAQRAALEQMARTIEAEADQAVSGVSAGSDEMTGTATHLSELSREMQGNAQAVAAASEESLASAETVAAAIEELSASIDQIRQRAAHSSTVAGNAKQISDETSGIVASLGEAASQIGEVVALISQIAEQTNLLALNATIEAARAGEAGKGFAVVAAEVKNLATQTQRSTGDISAHVATVQAVADKAVDAIARIQKTVDEMSVASGDISDSVNQQSEAVGAIGESVRQAAAGAREVAAQIGQVTRQIGDADHMAEAVAKTAAELRQSVDALSGSLKQSVRAAVG
- a CDS encoding branched-chain amino acid aminotransferase, translated to MALIPFHDREGEIWQNGALVPWREAKVHVLTHGLHYGSCVFEGERVYGGAIFKLREHTERLFASARMMDFEIPYSVEAIDEACNAVCRANNIVDGYVRPVAWRGSEMMGVSAQANKINVAIAAWDWPAYFTPEARLQGIRMQFAKWRRPAPETAPVHAKAAGLYMICTLSKHAAERAGYNDALMLDWRGQVAEATGANIFLVQNGTIHTPKPDCFLDGITRRTAIDLARARGYEVVERAIMPEEFANTQEVFLTGTAVEVTPVREIGDYSFEVGEVCRALVADFDALVQRKDANAASVRASAA
- the secA gene encoding preprotein translocase subunit SecA, which encodes MFGAVARKLFGTANDRYVKSLGPIVHAINARESEMAALSDEALRGQTDKLKAQLAAGKTLDDVLVEAFATVREAAKRTLGQRHFDVQMMGGIVLHRGMIAEMKTGEGKTLVSTLAAYLNALSGKGVHIVTVNDYLARRDADWMGQIHRFLGLSVGVIVPGLMDEERRQAYAADITYSTNNELGFDYLRDNMKLRLEMMVQREPNFAIVDEVDSILIDEARTPLIISGPAEDSSALYRAIDKEIPHLEPSAYEIDEKTRSVTLTDDGMEAIEERLRQAELMEGGLYDSQNVTQLHHVMQALRAHKLFRRDTEYVVKDGKVVIIDEFTGRMMEGRRYSEGLHQAIEAKEGVEIQGETQTMASITFQNYFRLYPKLAGMTGTAMTEASEFGEIYGLDVIEIPTNVAVARSDADDAVYRTRAEKEKAIVESIVDCQQRGQPVLVGTTSIEKSEELSALLNRKGIKHNVLNARYHEAEAYIIADAGIPGAVTLATNMAGRGTDIQLGGNLEMRIRRELGEVEDEAERGQRIETIKGEIADKRKQALDAGGLYVIGTERHESRRIDNQLRGRSGRQGDPGRSAFFLSLEDDLMRIFAADKIDAMLKRLGVKEDEAISHPWVNKALEKAQARVEQRNFEIRKHLLRFDDVMNDQRKVIYEQRKELMRAQEVHDTVVDMREETLDALMSGYVPEKAYAEQWDIEGLSREVKRIFNLEPPIKDWAAEEGVADTEIRKRLADLVDAKMAEKTANVGLDAMRMIEKNLLLQLLDFHWKEHLLHLDQLRQGINLRAHANRNPLDEYKREAFDMFETMLARLRESVTRVMANVEIRAADPQAQARAAGLVPAAAPAAQMVESRVDPAGAPPVADDEDLPGPDGGDAAVATRPRPVAAVPAASAKVPRNAPCPCGSGKKYKHCHGKTA